In Cervus elaphus chromosome 7, mCerEla1.1, whole genome shotgun sequence, the following proteins share a genomic window:
- the LOC122697418 gene encoding olfactory receptor 2B6-like gives MELINKSHPEEFILLGFADRPWLELPVFIILLITYPMAMMGNIAIILVSKLEPRLHSPMYFFLTNLSFLDMCYTTSIVPQMLFNLGTSKKTISYMGCAVQLYFFHIMGGTECLLLAVMSFDRYMAICKPLHYTLIMNQRVCILLAATMWLSGMTYAISEATVTLQLPLCGHNTLDHLLCEIPVLIKTACGEKGANELTLSVVCTFMLAVPLCLILVSYACIGHAVFKIKSSEGRKKAFGTCSSHLIVVFLFYGPGISMYLQPSSSISRDQPKFMALFYGVVTPALNPFIYTLRNKDVKGALGNLMRSIFISK, from the coding sequence ATGGAACTAATTAACAAAAGCCATCCTGAAGAGTTTATTCTACTAGGTTTTGCTGACCGTCCTTGGCTAGAGCTTCCTGTATTCATTATTCTGCTTATAACATACCCCATGGCCATGATGGGAAACATAGCCATCATTCTGGTGTCCAAATTAGAACCCCGTCTGCACAgccccatgtatttcttcctcacCAACCTCTCCTTTTTGGACATGTGCTACACCACAAGCATTGTCCCTCAGATGCTCTTTAACCTGGGAACGTCTAAGAAGACTATCAGCTATATGGGGTGTGCAGTTCAGCTTTATTTCTTCCACATAATGGGGGGCACAGAATGTCTGCTTTTGGCTGTTATGTCTTTTGATCGCTacatggccatctgcaagcctctACACTACACCCTCATCATGAATCAGCGCGTCTGTATCTTATTAGCGGCCACCATGTGGCTGAGTGGAATGACCTATGCTATCTCAGAGGCCACTGTCACATTACAGTTACCACTGTGTGGTCACAATACCCTGGACCACTTGCTGTGTGAGATTCCTGTTCTGATAAAGACTGCCTGTGGTGAAAAGGGTGCTAATGAGCTCACACTCTCTGTGGTATGTACTTTTATGTTAGCTGTACCACTATGCTTAATTCTTGTTTCCTATGCTTGTATTGGACATGCTGTATTTAAGATTAAATcttcagagggaaggaaaaaagcctTTGGGACATGTTCTTcccatctcattgtagttttcttattttatggcCCAGGTATCAGCATGTACCTTCAgccctcctcctccatctcaaGAGACCAGCCCAAGTTCATGGCTCTGTTCTATGGAGTGGTGACTCCTGCACTCAACCCTTTCATCTACACTCTGAGGAATAAGGATGTAAAGGGGGCACTGGGCAATCTGATGAGGAGCATTTTCATTTCCAAGTGA
- the LOC122696814 gene encoding centriole, cilia and spindle-associated protein-like codes for MWGVWRASASCRGFRRRPRGAESGRSGPARGTLSPGSGVKSEYMKRYQEPRWDEYGPCYRALRHYRLGRRLLEQAHAPWLWDDWGQAGASDDSASSASSGTGGPTPQCVPASPPQPAEPEARGGPEERGMEAAGDAAPPALPVKDVKEKPERQIRMRDPEKSASGPDPQQPPSALAARGSRRAIKSPQRSSTKIKEQKHPLALYGWGEKQTDTGSQKTHNVCASAPVREIHESALRAKSRRQVEKRRLAAQRQRAHSADVEKNRRVKPASSENPWMTEYMRCYSARA; via the coding sequence ATGTGGGGGGTGTGGCGTGCTTCTGCGTCGTGTCGTGGGTTCCGTAGGCGACCGCGCGGCGCGGAAAGCGGGCGTTCGGGGCCGGCGCGGGGCACCTTGTCCCCGGGGAGCGGCGTGAAGAGCGAGTACATGAAGCGCTACCAGGAGCCGCGCTGGGACGAGTACGGGCCTTGCTACCGTGCGCTGCGCCACTACCGCCTGGGTCGCCGGCTGCTGGAGCAGGCGCACGCGCCCTGGCTCTGGGACGACTGGGGCCAGGCCGGCGCCTCGGACGACTCGGCGTCGTCGGCGTCGTCGGGCACCGGGGGCCCCACGCCCCAGTGCGTCCCGGCCTCGCCGCCGCAGCCCGCGGAGCCTGAGGCGCGTGGAGGGCCGGAGGAACGGGGCATGGAGGCCGCGGGGGACGCGGCGCCGCCAGCACTGCCAGTGAAAGATGTAAAAGAGAAACCTGAACGACAGATCAGGATGAGAGACCCTGAAAAATCAGCCAGCGGTCCTGACCCTCAGCAACCACCAAGTGCCTTAGCTGCCCGAGGAAGCAGGAGAGCCATCAAGAGTCCTCAGAGGTCATCCACTAAGATAAAAGAACAGAAGCACCCGTTAGCCCTCTATGGGTGGGGAGAGAAACAGACGGACACAGGAAGCCAGAAAACTCACAACGTCTGCGCTTCTGCCCCCGTGCGGGAGATCCATGAATCGGCACTGCGAGCCAAGAgcagaaggcaggtggagaagaggcGGCTGGCGGCTCAGAGGCAGCGGGCTCACTCTGCTGATGTGGAGAAAAATAGGCGGGTCAAGcctgcctcctcagagaaccCATGGATGACGGAGTATATGAGATGCTACTCTGCCAGAGCTTGA